In Halobaculum magnesiiphilum, the following proteins share a genomic window:
- a CDS encoding heavy metal translocating P-type ATPase: MTHEDADGGPDRPGDRSIPPDHDRTADDNAHDRTHDRAHGDDAPAAVRDGDEFTLSVPDMDCASCAAKVERSVSGVDGVVEIDPYPTTGTLSVATDGSIDRDAVAAAVESAGYAVEDELESVTLSVPEMDCASCAGKVSGALETVDGVRDIDTRPTAGTVLLRFDPGATTLAALTSAVESAGYEVVSTSMDGDGEAAGGDGEERSVWRSRRAYATYLAALFTGLGLVLANPLAPAGAGPTVDLLGRAVRIGDLAYLAAVAVGGVAVFRNGYYSLRQRSLDIDLLMSVAILGAVAAGIGFDEPLYFEAATLTTLFSVSELLEGAAMDRARDSLRELMELSPTEATVVRNGTEEVVPADAVEVGETVVVRPGERVPRDGTVTDGASAVNQAPVTGESVPVDKAPGDEVFAGTIVEGGYLEVEVTTEAGEDTLSQVVDMVEAAQGERSEREQFVERFASYYTPVVVAFALVVALGPPLAVGAAWDTYVLYGLTLLVLACPCAFVISTPVTVVSGITSAARNGVLIKGGTHLEAMGDVDAVAFDKTGTLTKGELTVTDVIPLGDNSEDDVLRCARGLELRSEHPIGDAIVDRADAAGVDDRAVDDFESVTGKGVTATLDGTPHYAGKPGLFSDLGFDLSHVHAATDGGVVTRTSRAICERNNCLDLLSDTVPELQAEGKTVVLVGTEEDLEGVIAVADEVRPEARRTVERLGEAGVHTVMLTGDNERTARAVGREVGVDDVRAELLPDEKVAAVEELLAERDGVAMVGDGVNDAPALATATVGIAMGAAGTDTALETADVALLADDLSTLPYLRTLAERANAVIRQNVWTSLAAKAVLAAAVPFGLVPIWFAVLAGDAGMTVGVTANASRLARVSPEDPGASGGAGTPAGPGAPNDPDAPTDPASPADD; the protein is encoded by the coding sequence ATGACTCACGAAGACGCCGACGGCGGCCCCGACCGCCCCGGCGACCGGTCGATCCCGCCGGACCACGACCGGACGGCGGACGACAACGCACACGACCGCACACATGACCGCGCTCACGGCGACGACGCCCCCGCCGCGGTCCGCGACGGCGACGAGTTCACCCTCTCGGTCCCCGACATGGACTGCGCCTCCTGTGCGGCGAAAGTCGAGCGGAGCGTCTCCGGTGTCGACGGGGTCGTCGAGATCGACCCGTATCCGACCACCGGAACGCTGTCGGTCGCGACCGACGGTTCGATCGACCGCGACGCGGTCGCCGCGGCCGTCGAGTCGGCCGGCTACGCCGTCGAGGACGAGCTCGAATCGGTGACGCTGTCGGTACCGGAGATGGACTGCGCCTCCTGCGCCGGGAAGGTCTCGGGCGCGCTGGAGACCGTCGACGGCGTTCGCGACATCGACACTCGGCCGACCGCGGGGACGGTGCTCCTCCGATTCGATCCCGGGGCGACGACGCTGGCGGCGCTGACCTCGGCCGTCGAGTCCGCCGGCTACGAGGTCGTCTCCACGTCGATGGACGGGGACGGCGAGGCCGCGGGGGGCGACGGTGAGGAACGGTCGGTCTGGCGGAGCCGTCGCGCGTACGCGACGTACCTCGCGGCGCTGTTCACCGGCCTCGGCCTCGTGCTCGCGAACCCGCTGGCGCCCGCGGGCGCCGGCCCGACGGTCGACCTCCTCGGCCGCGCGGTTCGCATCGGCGACCTCGCGTACCTCGCGGCCGTCGCCGTCGGCGGCGTCGCCGTCTTCCGCAACGGCTACTACTCGCTGCGCCAGCGAAGCCTCGACATCGACCTGCTGATGAGCGTCGCCATCCTCGGCGCCGTCGCAGCCGGGATCGGCTTCGACGAGCCGCTGTACTTCGAGGCGGCGACGCTGACGACGCTGTTCTCCGTCTCCGAGCTGCTGGAGGGGGCGGCGATGGACCGCGCGCGCGACTCCCTGCGCGAGCTGATGGAGCTGTCGCCGACGGAGGCGACCGTCGTCAGAAACGGAACCGAGGAGGTCGTCCCCGCCGACGCGGTCGAGGTGGGCGAGACCGTCGTCGTACGGCCGGGCGAACGCGTTCCCCGCGACGGAACCGTCACCGACGGCGCCAGCGCGGTGAACCAGGCGCCCGTCACCGGCGAGTCCGTCCCCGTCGACAAGGCCCCCGGCGACGAGGTGTTCGCGGGTACCATCGTCGAGGGCGGCTACCTCGAAGTGGAGGTCACGACCGAGGCGGGCGAGGACACCCTCTCGCAGGTCGTCGACATGGTGGAGGCCGCCCAGGGCGAGCGGTCCGAGCGCGAGCAGTTCGTCGAGCGCTTCGCGAGCTACTACACGCCCGTCGTCGTCGCGTTCGCGCTCGTCGTCGCGCTCGGCCCGCCGCTGGCCGTCGGCGCGGCGTGGGACACCTACGTCCTCTACGGGCTCACGCTGCTCGTGCTCGCGTGCCCGTGCGCGTTCGTGATCTCGACGCCCGTCACGGTCGTCTCCGGCATCACTTCCGCCGCCCGCAACGGCGTGTTGATCAAGGGCGGCACCCACCTGGAGGCGATGGGCGACGTGGACGCGGTCGCGTTCGACAAGACGGGCACCCTGACGAAGGGCGAACTCACCGTCACCGACGTGATCCCGCTGGGCGACAACAGCGAGGACGACGTGCTCCGCTGTGCCCGCGGCCTCGAACTCCGGTCGGAACATCCCATCGGCGACGCCATCGTCGACCGGGCCGACGCGGCCGGCGTCGACGACCGCGCGGTCGACGACTTCGAGTCTGTCACCGGCAAGGGCGTGACCGCGACGCTCGACGGCACGCCCCACTACGCGGGCAAGCCCGGGCTGTTCTCGGATCTGGGCTTCGACCTCTCGCACGTCCACGCCGCCACCGACGGCGGGGTCGTCACCCGCACTTCCCGCGCCATCTGCGAGCGGAACAACTGCCTCGACCTGCTCTCGGACACGGTCCCCGAACTCCAGGCCGAGGGGAAGACGGTCGTGCTCGTCGGCACGGAGGAGGACCTGGAGGGCGTCATCGCCGTCGCCGACGAGGTTCGACCGGAGGCCCGTCGAACCGTCGAGCGCCTGGGCGAGGCGGGCGTGCACACCGTGATGCTCACCGGCGACAACGAGCGCACCGCCCGCGCGGTCGGTCGCGAGGTCGGCGTCGACGACGTGCGCGCCGAGCTGCTCCCGGACGAGAAGGTCGCCGCCGTCGAGGAGCTGCTCGCCGAGCGCGACGGCGTCGCGATGGTCGGCGACGGCGTCAACGACGCGCCCGCGCTGGCGACCGCCACGGTCGGAATCGCGATGGGCGCAGCCGGCACCGACACCGCCCTCGAAACCGCGGACGTGGCGCTGCTGGCGGACGACCTCTCGACGCTGCCGTACCTTCGGACGCTCGCCGAGCGCGCGAACGCCGTCATCCGCCAGAACGTCTGGACCAGCCTGGCGGCGAAGGCCGTCCTCGCCGCGGCGGTCCCCTTCGGCCTCGTCCCCATCTGGTTCGCGGTTCTCGCCGGCGACGCGGGCATGACCGTCGGCGTCACCGCGAACGCGAGCCGGCTGGCGCGCGTGTCGCCCGAGGACCCGGGAGCATCCGGCGGAGCCGGAACGCCCGCGGGACCCGGGGCGCCGAACGATCCGGATGCACCGACCGACCCGGCTTCGCCGGCGGACGACTGA
- a CDS encoding arsenic resistance protein, which produces MTVTAWLSRNQIAVYAVAVACAVAAAVGRPGAVTGLDRAIDPVLAVLLYVTFLEIPFVRLRRAFTNGRFVAAALATNFLVVPIVAWVLTRPIAGDPVVLVGALFVLLTPCIDYVIAFTGIAGGDAEQLTATTPVLLLAQFALLPVYLWLFAGPAAAAVVEVEPFLEAFATLIAAPLTLAWVTEAWAERSETGQRAETALGTLPVPMMALTLFVVIASQLPRVRASLDQVAAVVPIYVAFPLVMVAVGRVAAEAFDLDLGEGRALVFTAVTRNSLVVLPLALALPDRYALAPAVVVTQTLVELAWMVVLTRAVPRWVLPSTAAAGAPHPGEGGD; this is translated from the coding sequence GTGACCGTCACAGCGTGGCTGAGTCGGAACCAGATCGCGGTGTATGCCGTCGCCGTCGCGTGCGCGGTCGCCGCCGCGGTCGGACGGCCCGGCGCTGTAACGGGACTGGATCGGGCGATCGATCCCGTCTTGGCGGTGTTGCTGTACGTCACGTTCCTCGAGATCCCGTTCGTCAGGCTGCGCCGCGCGTTCACGAACGGCCGGTTCGTGGCGGCGGCGCTGGCGACGAACTTCCTCGTCGTCCCAATCGTCGCGTGGGTGCTCACCCGGCCGATCGCGGGCGACCCGGTCGTCCTCGTCGGCGCGCTGTTTGTCCTGTTGACGCCGTGTATCGACTACGTCATCGCCTTCACCGGGATCGCCGGGGGCGACGCCGAACAGCTCACCGCGACGACGCCGGTGTTGCTGCTGGCCCAGTTCGCGCTGCTGCCCGTCTACCTGTGGCTGTTCGCCGGCCCCGCCGCCGCGGCCGTCGTCGAGGTGGAGCCGTTCCTCGAGGCGTTCGCGACGCTGATCGCGGCGCCGCTGACGCTCGCGTGGGTGACGGAGGCGTGGGCCGAGCGCTCGGAGACGGGGCAGCGCGCGGAAACCGCCCTCGGAACCCTTCCGGTGCCGATGATGGCGCTGACGCTGTTCGTCGTGATCGCCTCGCAGCTTCCCCGCGTCCGCGCGTCGCTCGATCAGGTCGCGGCGGTCGTCCCCATCTACGTCGCGTTCCCGCTGGTGATGGTCGCGGTCGGCCGGGTCGCCGCCGAGGCGTTCGACCTCGACCTGGGCGAGGGTCGCGCGCTCGTGTTCACCGCCGTCACGCGCAACTCGTTGGTCGTCCTCCCGTTGGCGCTGGCGCTGCCCGATCGCTACGCGCTGGCGCCCGCGGTCGTCGTGACCCAAACGCTCGTGGAGTTGGCCTGGATGGTCGTGCTCACGCGCGCGGTGCCGCGATGGGTGCTGCCGAGCACGGCTGCGGCGGGCGCACCCCACCCGGGCGAGGGCGGCGACTGA
- the pyrF gene encoding orotidine-5'-phosphate decarboxylase, producing the protein MPEFNAFFETLRERIDREDTVVSVGLDADLDRIPEHLLEKDLPRWAFNRRIIDATHEYAACYKPNAAFYEDADGWRSLRETVAYAHGKDVPVLLDAKRGDIGNTARKYAELLEHVDAITANPYMGRDSLEPFLSKADKGVFVLCRTSNPGGSDLQDLELASGEPLYRRVAALADLWNERGNVGLVVGATAPAELEELRGEVPDLPFLVPGVGAQGGDTEAAVEHGLADGVGLVNSSRGIIFAGEDAGEDFAKASGQAAKRLRDRLNRYRD; encoded by the coding sequence ATGCCCGAGTTCAACGCCTTCTTCGAGACGCTGCGCGAGCGCATCGACCGCGAGGACACAGTCGTCTCCGTAGGGCTGGACGCCGACCTCGACCGGATCCCCGAACACCTGCTGGAGAAGGACCTCCCGCGGTGGGCGTTCAACCGCCGGATCATCGACGCGACCCACGAGTACGCCGCCTGCTACAAGCCCAACGCCGCCTTCTACGAGGACGCCGACGGCTGGCGCAGCCTCCGCGAGACGGTCGCGTATGCCCACGGCAAGGACGTGCCCGTCCTGCTGGACGCCAAGCGGGGCGACATCGGCAACACGGCCCGGAAGTACGCCGAGCTGCTGGAGCACGTCGACGCGATCACCGCGAACCCGTACATGGGCCGCGACTCGCTGGAGCCGTTCCTCTCGAAGGCCGACAAGGGCGTGTTCGTCCTCTGTCGCACCTCCAACCCCGGCGGGTCCGACCTGCAGGACCTGGAGCTCGCGTCGGGCGAGCCACTGTACCGCCGCGTCGCCGCCCTCGCGGACCTGTGGAACGAACGCGGCAACGTGGGGCTCGTCGTCGGCGCGACCGCGCCCGCGGAGCTGGAGGAGCTTCGCGGCGAGGTCCCGGACCTCCCGTTCCTCGTCCCCGGCGTCGGGGCGCAGGGCGGCGACACCGAGGCGGCCGTCGAGCACGGCCTCGCTGACGGCGTCGGCCTCGTCAACTCTTCGCGGGGGATCATCTTCGCCGGAGAAGACGCCGGCGAGGACTTCGCGAAGGCGTCGGGACAGGCGGCCAAACGGCTGCGCGATCGGCTGAACCGGTACCGGGACTGA
- a CDS encoding J domain-containing protein, translating into MDRDVLLLGIAAVLAGLTATLAMLGIAYSPFVFLAALPTGAAAYFLWYQASGRLKEDMRSRAAGRRSARGAGEGAPGGDSRFAREARARMGDGGRVGPRGADGRGARTRGRGPTGGPAMNANSGMPPGDARRTLGVDADASGSEVKAAYRDRVKETHPDSGGDEEEFKRVNRAYETLKGD; encoded by the coding sequence GTGGACCGCGACGTGCTCCTGCTCGGGATCGCCGCCGTGCTCGCCGGCCTGACGGCCACCCTCGCGATGTTGGGCATCGCGTACTCGCCGTTCGTGTTCCTCGCGGCGCTCCCGACCGGCGCGGCCGCCTACTTCCTCTGGTATCAGGCGTCCGGCCGGCTGAAGGAGGACATGCGCTCGCGCGCGGCCGGTCGGCGGTCGGCCCGGGGAGCGGGCGAGGGCGCGCCCGGCGGCGACTCCCGGTTCGCCCGCGAGGCCCGCGCCCGGATGGGCGACGGCGGCCGCGTGGGCCCCCGCGGCGCCGACGGGCGGGGCGCGCGAACGCGCGGTCGCGGGCCGACGGGCGGCCCCGCGATGAACGCCAACTCGGGGATGCCGCCCGGCGACGCGCGCCGAACGCTCGGCGTCGACGCCGACGCCTCCGGGTCGGAGGTGAAGGCCGCCTACCGCGACCGCGTGAAGGAGACGCACCCGGACTCCGGCGGCG